The sequence AAGCGGCAAAGCCGGCCAAACGGAACGGACTGCCTGATTTTTTAGTATTTCATAAGGAAGAAGTTAGAACATTCCGGCAGGCCCTGGGAAACCCAGGACTCTTCCGACATATTTTAATCACCGGTCCCGAAATAGAAGCGAACCTTTTACAATTCGGACAGTATCTGGAAGAGATCGTAAAAGACCAACCTGTAGTTGCAGAACCGAATCCTACCTTATTGTCCTTGGCAGGTTTTCCATTTGAGAACAAGTACAGACCTGGAAAAATTTCAGAAGCGAACGGAGGACTTTTACTTCTTCCTATCAAACCATTTGTAGAAGATCCGGATTTATATTATTTTCTGAAAGGTGTACTTCTTACCGGTAAGATAGATTTTTTATCTCTTCCGGAAGGATCCGATTCTACCAATATCAATCGATTTCATCCAAGTATAGATTCCAGGTTCAGACTCATTCTAGTGGGAGAAGAAACGGAAGTGGATTCTATCTCTCAGATCGACGCTGACTTTTACGGAAGTTTTGACTTTAAAATTCATATGCCATATGAGATCAGTTTGGAAAAATCCTGGCTCCCAGTTTTTTCGGGACTAGTCAAGTCTTGGGAGAAGCCAGGTTATCCTCCTTTGGACCAAGCCGCCTTGGACTCTTTACTGGAACTTGCGCTCAGATGGAATGATAGCCAGACTAGACTTTCTTTACATCTTTCGGAACTTCGTTCTTTCGTGAGAGAAGTATTAGCATTTAATAATAAAGGAAAGAAGGCGGTCGGCAGGGCAGAGATAGAGGCAGGTCCGGCTCTGATCCAAAAAAGGACTGCAATCCACAAAAGAAAATATGTGGAGAATATCAAAGAAGGCCTTATCTCCGTCCCTCTCAAAGGGAAGAAGACAGGAAGGATCAATGGACTTTCAGTGATCCTTTTGCAGTCTTCTCTTTTGGATTTTGGACAGGTGAATCAAGTTTCTGCCAGGGTTTCCTTGGGTTCCGGAAATCTGATCAATATTGAAAGGGAAGTAAATCTTTCAGGAAGCCTTCACGATAAGGGAGTTTTTATCCTACAATCTTATATCAAAGGAATGTTTTCTCATACTCAATCCTTTGGCTTAGATGCTTCTATTTTATTCGAGCAAAATAGTTCTCCTATTGACGGAGATTCTGCAAGTTGTGCTGAACTTCTGGCGCTTCTTTCCGCGCTTTCCGGACTGGAGATCCCTTGTAATATTGCAGTGACAGGTGCTCTTTCCCAATACGGAGATATTTTACCGGTGGGTTCCGTGAATACCAAGATCCAGGCATGGTTCGATGTAATCCGACTAACGGGTTCTTCTAGAGATAAATACAAAATTTATATCCCGAAAGACAATATGAGAGATCTGAATCTTCCGAGAGAGATCCGGGAGAGTATGAAAAAGGGGAATTTCCAGATATTCTCCTGTTCCCATGTGGAGGATCTTATCCCGGATATTTTCGGGGTCCCAGCCGGTAGGATCTCCAAATCGGGCAAATATCCAGACGGTTCTCTCTTCAGGATCATAGAAGAAAGAATAGATCGTAAAAGGGACGGGGAAGAGACCTAAACCCGCGGGTGCGACCCAACTTTCCCATAAAATGACGGCCCGAGCCTGATTTTTTCTCAGAATTCCTCTAATCAGTCTGCCCCAAAATGACCGATACTCTGTATAGAGTCATGAAACGCGGGGCAAACATCAATATTGAGTCCTCCCTTCTGGTAACCTTGGTTGCGAGCATGGGATTCTTATTTAGTTTGGGAATCGCCCCAGTCAGGACCGGAGGTTTTTTAACCGATGAACCGGTCTTAAGAGAACTCATCCCCGACCAATTTACTTGGGAACCAAGCTCGGAACAAATCCGAGATCTGCCAGAGAGAGTAGGAGAAACCGGACCTAGCCTGGTTTAATTTCTTGCTCCGCTTCCCGGTCTGAAAATCCTATCAAGAAAGACCGGGAGTGCTCGATGTTCGGCAAAAGTTTAGATAATCTAAAACAGATGAACCAAATGCGGGTTCGTATGAAAAAGTTGGAGAAGGAACTGGAGGCGCTGTCCTTCGAGGGAAAATCCAAGAACGAATTGGTGATTTGTATTACCGACGGCAAACAAACCGTTCAAGAGATCCGTATCGAAGATTCTTTACTTGCTAAGAATGATAAAAAATTACTTCAAAAAAGTATAAAGCAAGCTGTGAATCAATCTATGGAAGCCGCTCAGAAAGTAGCAGAAGAAAGAATGGGAGAATTCAAATCTCTTCTGTCCGGAATGCCTTAATTAAAGGCTTTTATATTCGTTAAAAATTTTCTGTTTCGTCCGGTTCCGAGAGAGTTTAAAGAACTCATGAGGGCAGATCGGACGAGTGTCAGTTGACTCCGGAAGAACGATCGCTTCTTCTCCTTCGTCGTCATTTTCAGTAATTCCTAAAGATACCGAGATATCTCCGGATCTTTTCATTTCAGTATTGATCTGCAGAGAATATAAATTTCCATCTATATTCTTTTTTAATAATACTAATCTTTCGATCGAGCTGGAATTAGAACGATCCGCTTTTACGAATTGGATTTGTCCGGGATTTAATTGTCCTAATGGAGTAATTTCAGGTATTCTGAGCGGATCGTATAATTTTCTCAATACATCTCCATCTGTTCCTGCCGCGGGGAACGGGAAATATTGGATCGTCTTAGTGATATCTTGTAAAAATTCAGCGGTGTTGCCAGTATCTGTTCCTGATTGTGCAAACTCTGGAGAAATATCTCCTAAAGATTGCCATAAGAACGCAGGATAAATTTTCATAAAGATCTCTGAACCATCTATTCCGACTGCGTTTTTAATTTCTTGGGGAGAAGTTAGATAACTATCTGCACTTGTTTTGAACAGATGGAATAATCCGTTTGCGTCGGATGCTCTATAACCTTTAGGACCCTGGACTCCAGTTCTAAAGAATGAATTTCTGGAATCGGTATCGCTTCCAGAAATCATATATAAGTATTTCATAAAGGAATAAGCGAATGCATAGTCTACTAAGGAATTAAATTTGGAACTTCCGAATATACTATTTCCGTTTGCACCTCTAGAACAGGAGTTTGAATTCCTACCTCTATAACAATTGATCCGATTGATCTGAGGAGAATAACCTGCTATATCTGCTGCTACTTCGCTAGTTCCCTCGTTGATCCAAGCCTCGTCTCTTCCTCCACCTTGGCTCATGATCCTGGCCTCGTACTGGAATCGGATCAAATGTTGGTATTCATGGGCGAGAGTAGCTAAGAATGTATCCGGTTTTCCCTGGGCAAGGTCTGAGTTTCGGACTGTAACCAGTTCGACCCCATCCATATACACTATATTTGCATAATTAGAGCGGACTGAATAACCGGAATTATCTGGGAAATAATCTACCGGATCGAAAAATCCGGCCACAAAAGAAGAGCCTGGTTGGCCTCCGTCATGTATATCTGAAACGATGACAGCAACTTTTCCATCTCCGTCTAGATCATCCGAAAAGCCAAAGGCCTCGCCTAATCTAGGATAAATTTTAGAATCGAATTCTTGAGAGATGTATTGGTAATCTAAAGCGGATTCTAAGCCGCTCGTTGCATAGATATTTACGTGAGCGCCTGAGGCCACTTTAGTCGTTTGCGCACAGCTAGAACTATTCTTTATAAGATTACGGATCCAGAATGTATTATTGCCACCACAGGAACTAGATACTTTGGCTAAAGAAAGTAGATCGTCGATACTAGGTTCTGATTTGTCCTGGGTGCCGAGTGCGTCTTTGCTGACCACACAGTCTGAAAGTAAGAATATCAAACAAATCGAAAGTACAAACGTATAAAAAGATCTGCCTATTGGCATATAAAGGGACTTCCAAAAACCGTCTCCGGTCGAAACCTTCATGATCTTTCCCGCCGAAAAAGGAAACTAGCTTTACGCCTTGATCCTTTTTCTTAAGGTCAATAATTATTCAGGGTCGAATGGGAGCAAGGATCATTGGCTAAAAAGGTTCCAAAGATTTGGAAATTTTTTTCCAAAAAATTTCAATATATCGTAATTTTTTCGTTAGGATACAATTGCGGATTTCGTCCTTCTCCCTTACAAAAAGATCCGATCCAAGGTCCACAGATTCCTGCATTCGATTCTATTCCGAATAGCGGAGAATATTTTTCCGAGATCAAAAAAATCCCAACCGGGTTTTACATCCGACAGGTTTATCTAAACCATTCCAACAAAAAAGAAATGTTGATCAGCCAACTAACAGTGAGCGGATCCAAAAATTGGGAAGAAACAAGGTTTGAGGGGAAACTAAATTTAGACGAGTCCGGAAAATTTTTCAGATTTCGTCCCAAACTTTGTAGGATGTTCACAAGTAAAAATCCGGGAGATCGCTGGACTTTAACCAGAGCTTATGAATGCGATCATTTCGAATTTCTAATATGGAAATCAGGTCCGGAAGATATTCGCTTAAGTCCAGGCCCGGAAGGAGAAGAAGAAGGGATCCTTCTCAAAAAATCTAGATCTTCCGATATTTCCCAGATTTCTGCAATCATCTTAAAAGCGGATTCAGATATCACAAGTATTTGGGGAATACGTCTTTCGAGGGTCAGAAAAGGTGCAAAGGCTATATTAGAAAAACAGGATGGAAGAAAAACGGAATTGAATACTTTGAAAACGGTAGAGACTACCGGAGAGATCAAGACCGAAAAATCAAATCATGCAGAACCTGGAGATATGATCTTATACACAAATCCCGGAGAAGCAAGGCCTCTCGCACTGTAATCAGTCCAATCCGTTCTCAGAACTTAAGATCCTACGTAGGCCAGGTATGATCTTAACATAGGGTTGGATCTTTCTAAAGTCCGAAATTTCTTTTGCGGAAACATCCGAACCATCCAGTTGTAGATGGATCAGGTTTGTTAGACCGTATAACGGACTTAAATCCTTTACTTGGGTCCCACCCAGATACAATTCCATTAGTCTTGTACAATGTTCCAAAGGTCTTAGATCAGTAATCTTAGTGTGTTTTAACTGCAAATGTTTCACACTACATCCAGGCCCTAAAAATCCTAGATTGGAAATTTTAGAATCGGTCAGTTCAATTCTTGTGAGCCTATTCCAATGCAGATAATTTTTCAGATCTTGATCGCCTATTTCCGTTTGGTTCAGCACTAGACTATCCAGTTTTGCAACACGATTTAGAGGTGAAAGATCCTTTACGGACGATCCGGAAAGATGAATATATCTGAGTTTTGGAAGATCAGGCAAACCTTCCAATGATCTTACTTCTTTAGAATTTAGTTCTAGGACTTCTAATCCGGAGAATGCAGATAGGTCGCTCCAACTAGGGTTGTCTTCGAATCCTAACCATCTGATCTCTTTAGGATACTTGCCTAGGATCTCACCTTCACCGTTCCGAACGGAGATCAAATGACTAGATTGAGAACAGGCGAATAAGAAATAGAGGATGAGAAAAGTTTTCCTCATAAGATCGAATCTATTTAGATTCTATATGGAAGAAAACCAAAAATAGTTCGTACAAGCTATTTTAAAAACGATTATTCCTCCCTGATTTACGGGTTGGAATTCCAACGGGAATCGAGTTGACATCAGTCTCCTTTTTAGAGCAAGATAAGATTCGAAGCCGGTCCGAATGGAAGAAGATAAAAAATCCGCCTCTCGAAACACCAAACAAAAGGGCGAGATCCTGAGAGTCATCCGGGATGCAAAAGGTCCTCTTTCGGTAAAGGAAATCCACGATATCTCTAAAAAATCCATACAGAATATAGGGATCGCTACCGTATATCGGTCTGTGAACCATCTTCTGGAATCCGGTTCGATCCATGAGATCCAATTGCCCGGAGAATCTTCCCGTTTCGAGATCAGCCATCTGGATCATCACCATCATTTCCATTGTAAAATTTGCGATCGAGTTTTTGATGTGGAGATATGTCCTTTCCCAATGGAAAATCTTCCTAAGGGATTTACATTAGATTCTCATGAAATTATCTTATACGGCGTTTGTTCCGAATGTAACACCTCTTCAAAATGAATCAAAAAAAACTAAAATTTAAAATTATCTATTTAAGCATTCTATTTATCGCATTATTCTCCCTTATAGATCGGGTCGTATTGGACAATCTGCTTTTCGGATTCCCGAATGAACTAGAGTGGGATACTTCTCCTTGGTTCAACTTCTTGGAAAAAAGAAGAAGGATCCAATTCTCGGAAAATGAAAAAGGTACGCTGATCGTAGGAAGTAGTGTTGCTCTTTATTCTTCTCTTCCGGAAAGAATGAATGAGAGACTGAAAGGTGCATCCATTCGCACGGAATTCTATTCGCATCCGGCATTAACACCTTCCGATTTCTATTTTTATAAGGAAGATATAGCTTCTAAACAACCCAAGCTTGTATTTTTTGTTTTGAATCCTGCGGATCTGCAATTGGACTTTCTGATCACAGAGAAAGAAAGTGAAGACAGATTAGCCCAATACAAACAAAATCTGCTTTATCAGGAAAAGTCCATCATCGACTTTCAGAATTTAGAATATTCCGAAAAAGTTTTGGACGATGTTTCCGCAAAAACAAGGCATCAAAACAGGATGATCTATCCTGCCCAATATCTAAGGGAGAAGTATGAAAGTATTCTGAAAACCGGCAAATCCGCCTTTTTATCCATTCTTTCTAGATCCTTGTTCTTAGTGGTTCGCTATAGAAGTTTCTTGTATGATCCGATGGATGCGTGGATTGAAAACCATCTAAGAAGTGGGAGGTCTTACCATTATTATACTGGTATTATTCCTGAGGAAGGTATCTATCTAAGAGGATGGGCCAAACCCGAATTCTCGATTGATTGTGAATTGAAGAACGGAGTCTTCGAAGAGAGTGTATTCTTTCAAGAAAAAGGAACCACTCTCAGGATTTGGGGAGAAGGTAAGCCGATCCTATTCGATAAAACTTTTCCAAAGTCCGGTTGGCATACGATCAAATTTAACGTTCCGGAAAAATCGGATAAAACCAAACTCAGAATTGCTTCCGATAAAAAGATCTCTTCCTTACAAGTGGATTCCAGGATTTTCGGAACTGAGGAAATTTATGGGATCAGACTTTCCCAAAACTTCTGCAGAAATGAGATCCGAAAACATATCTCTTATATTCGAATTCCAGGTTTAGACGATTCCAGGATTTCTAATATGGACGATGTTACTTATTCTAAGGATTATACGGAAAGGATCTACGGCTACAAGGGAGAAAGTTCTAAAATGTCCAGACTGGTCACTCTCAGAATGGCAAAGATCAAATTAGCATCTTCTCCGAAATTTTTTGTTTGGTCCGAATTGGAATATTTAAAAAAAGCAGTTGAGTATCTGGAATCACAAGGAATCCAAGTGGTTCTCGTGAACTCTCCCGAAAATCCTTTTGAAAGAGAAGTATATGAAACAAGTCCTTGGTACAAAGGATATATTTCTTATTTGGAAAACTTGGGAAAAGATAAATATACGTTCAAAAATGCAGTGTCCGATTTCAAAGATAAAAAATCCTTCTTAGATCCTCACCATTTGACTTACCAGGCCTCCGAAAAATCCTCAGATCTATTTGCAGACTGGATCCTAGAAACATTAACGGAAAAATGAGATGTTCCGATTCTTATCCAAATTTTTACCGAATGAGAAACTTAAAGCTGAATGGGTTAGTGTATTAGGAAATCCTAAACTATTTACGGCGATTTTTCTCATTCTATATACCTTCTCCTCTTTTTGTGTATGGAAGAAATACTCTTGGAGCCCGAGTTCCCAGATAAATTTTGGAAAAGAATTTGCGGACCAAAATAAAGAACAAACTCCTCCAGGTGCGATCGTGTTCTTAGGAGAGGAGGGGAATCTGGGAGCCGGTTACGACGGACAGATCTTTTACTATTATTCTAGGATGTTATCCGGTTTTAGTTTGGATTGGCCGCACGGTTTCGAGACAAGTTTTAGGGCTCCTAGGATAGGTTATCCACTTTTAGTCTCCCCATTCGGTTGGTTGGGAATGTACGGGACAATCTTCGGGATGTATTTTTTGAATCTGGGGATCTTCTACCTTTCTTATCTTGCAATCAGAGACTTATTGCCGGATCCTAAAAAGTATTTAAGCGCATTCTATCTACTTTCTCCCTTTGCATTGGGAAGTTATATCTTACTTGTATCAGATACTGTGATGATGGGCCTAAGCGTCCTAGCGTATTGGGCCTTTATCAGAAAAAGATTTATAACCTTCTCCTTTCTAGCGGGTCTTGCCATCCTCACAAAAGAACAGGCAGTCTTTTTGTTCTTTCCTTTGGGACTAACTACCTTATTCCAAAAGGAATTCAGAAAAAGTATCTGGGTGGCTTCTTCTTTAATCCTGCCTGTCGCCTGGAGTTTATATCTAAGGACCCAATTCCCGGAATGGACCCCTGGTAGTTTGGGTCATTTCTTTGACCCATTTGGAGGACTTTCCGGATATTTCGGGGAACTCCAACAAGCTTTAGTTTCGGGTGATAAGAATCTTATCCTTCTGATCAAAAAATTCTCAAGATTTCCTTTGGTACTTCTTCTTTTGTCCGGAACCTATTTGTTATTCAGAGGGGATTGGAAAAAGGGCCTGGGATTTAGGCTAGGTTTTGGAATTCTTTTATTAACTGCGTATGCTGGAGGGTATATTCTCTATTGGGCCACCTATGAAAATGTTTCCAGAATGTTTACATTCAGCCTTCCATTATTAATTTTATGGGAAAAGGAAGATGAGTCCCTTCCGAGCGGAACATACTGGGCCCTAACCGGCATTATTCTAATTTCGTTTTTAATAAAATTGGCATTCGTTTCCAAACCTTTACGTCACTTGGTCTGGTGATCCGGCCCCGCTCCGTATCTTTGTTTTTTTGCAAACGGATATCTACAAAAATTTTCTTAGACTTGATTCTTCTTATAAAAGAATTAGAATGGTCTTATTGTAGGTCCGCTGTTCAGAAATCCGCACGTGTCATTGTAATCAGATCGGTGAAATCCGAGCTTTGCTTCTCTTAGAAACCCTGCTATCCGCGATTTTACCGTCATTCAAATCAATCCGCTGTTCTTAAAGTATGTCTATGGGAAGGCGAGTTGGTCTCCCGTTTGCGAGTCGGAAGCTGCCTAAATTTTTTGTTCGAGGAAAGCATGCAGAATCGCAAACTTTTTGTAGGAAATCTTAATTACTCAGTTCGCCAACAGGAAATCAGCGAACTATTCTCCAACTACGGAGAAGTAGCTTATGCGAAAGTAATTGAAGGTAAAGGATTTGGATTCGTGGAAATGGCTAGCGAGGAGCAAGCTGAAAACGCGAAGAACAGTCTAAACGGAACCGAGTTCAAAGGTAGAACTTTGAATATCGATATCGCAAAACCTCAAACTTTCAACAAACCAAGAAGACATTAAGATCTATCCTCGGGGGAGGAAACTTCCCCGAGTTTTCCTATCCATTTTGCTTTTCTCCATATTCTAAAAGAGAAGAGTATGGATCTCCTTCCAAACCAAAAAGTTCCGCAAACCTCTTCGGTACTTCTTCCAACCTTCTTTTTCTCCGATACAGACAGCCTAAAGATATCGCCTTTTTCAGAAATTTGAAAATCAGGCTAAGAAGAAAAAGGATTCTAAAACTTTCGGGAGAGAATATCTTAACTCGCAAATTATATGGATGTCGGACTGGGAAGTTCCACTCCGATCGGAATGGAACCTACGAATTCAGGTGAGAATTCGGAAAGGATCTGAAATATTTGACGCTCTTTTAGAAGTGAAGTACAAACCGAAAATCGGTTCGTCATTCAAGCAAAGTAGGGGATTAAACGCCTACTTCTTCCTCAGCATCCTCGTTTTCTTCTTCTACATTTAGAAGTTCTACAAGCTCTTTGTAGGCTCTTTCTTTTTCTACGACGCCAGTTTTCTTAATCGCCTTTTTGAGAACATCGTCCCATTTTTTCTGGGGAAGGATCACTTGCATCTCTTCCAAAACTTCCAGGATATTGATATCGTCTTTTGTATTAAAGATCTCAGTGGCATCGTAACGGAATAACCCGGAAAGTTGATCGATAAAATCGCCGACTCCGTTTCCGCCTCCGCGTTTATCTAGGGCTTCTTGTTTTTTTTGCGCTTTGCGGAGATCTCTTTCTCGTCTCTCCAATTCGGTCCGTTTCATAAGAACCCTCTCTTATCGGCTATACCTGCCATGTTTTCGAATCCAGCTCACGGGCAAAGAAAAAACCCTTTGAAAATCGATTAGGAAAACTAATACAAGCTGCCGATCTGGCGGAAGTTCAGGTTTGATTTGCAAGAACTTACTCTCAAAAACGGGCGAATTCTGTAAAACCAGCCCAAACTTTCATTCCTATTGAATTAGACCGGGACAAATGAGGAATTCTTTCCGAAAAGGAACCAGGATTTGGGTCTTTTTCGGACAACCGTTTAGAAAAAAAGAAGAACGGGATGCTCTTTTAACGAGAACCCATAGCGGATTTGGGGATTCTATATTCTTTCTGGATCCTTTGGTTTGCAGAAGCTAAACTTTCCTGATCCAAAACAATATCTGTTCCATCATCTAAGGAAATCGTAATGTATCTTGACTTGGATGATTTCACTTCGTTGGAAATATCTAGGATCGATTGGACAGGTTTGCCGTTCACTTGGTCCACTAGTCTCCCTGAAATTTCGTGATAACCTTGGTTGGATTCGTCCGGGATCACTTGGGAAAGTAATACGAATTTACCTTCTTTTTTATCCCCGGTAGAAAATTTATGATAATCGAATGTGTATAGAAGTTTGCGATCTACTTTAGATCTCCAATCTTTTCCCCATTCCAGCAAGTAACCTTCGGAAAGTTCCACAAATAGAAAACCACCATCAAAATAGTATTCTGATTTGGAGCCAAGATTTCTATGAGGGATACGAATAGAAGAATATGGAAATGGTTTTAGAGAGAGTTGAACTTCTTCTTCTTTGCCGGATCGGATGATCTTAACGGGGACTTGTTTACCGATTTGATAGCCGAATTCGTCTCCTAAATGTGCGATATAAGAGAGAACCTGTTTGCCATATTTTGGATGTTGAAAATATCCTTTGGAATCTATCTTTTTGCCGCCAAACTCCAGGATTACATCACCGATCTTTAATATTCCATCCGCGGAA comes from Leptospira johnsonii and encodes:
- a CDS encoding RNA recognition motif domain-containing protein, with translation MQNRKLFVGNLNYSVRQQEISELFSNYGEVAYAKVIEGKGFGFVEMASEEQAENAKNSLNGTEFKGRTLNIDIAKPQTFNKPRRH
- a CDS encoding Fur family transcriptional regulator, with product MEEDKKSASRNTKQKGEILRVIRDAKGPLSVKEIHDISKKSIQNIGIATVYRSVNHLLESGSIHEIQLPGESSRFEISHLDHHHHFHCKICDRVFDVEICPFPMENLPKGFTLDSHEIILYGVCSECNTSSK
- a CDS encoding peptidase M30, which encodes MKVSTGDGFWKSLYMPIGRSFYTFVLSICLIFLLSDCVVSKDALGTQDKSEPSIDDLLSLAKVSSSCGGNNTFWIRNLIKNSSSCAQTTKVASGAHVNIYATSGLESALDYQYISQEFDSKIYPRLGEAFGFSDDLDGDGKVAVIVSDIHDGGQPGSSFVAGFFDPVDYFPDNSGYSVRSNYANIVYMDGVELVTVRNSDLAQGKPDTFLATLAHEYQHLIRFQYEARIMSQGGGRDEAWINEGTSEVAADIAGYSPQINRINCYRGRNSNSCSRGANGNSIFGSSKFNSLVDYAFAYSFMKYLYMISGSDTDSRNSFFRTGVQGPKGYRASDANGLFHLFKTSADSYLTSPQEIKNAVGIDGSEIFMKIYPAFLWQSLGDISPEFAQSGTDTGNTAEFLQDITKTIQYFPFPAAGTDGDVLRKLYDPLRIPEITPLGQLNPGQIQFVKADRSNSSSIERLVLLKKNIDGNLYSLQINTEMKRSGDISVSLGITENDDEGEEAIVLPESTDTRPICPHEFFKLSRNRTKQKIFNEYKSL
- a CDS encoding YbaB/EbfC family nucleoid-associated protein, translating into MFGKSLDNLKQMNQMRVRMKKLEKELEALSFEGKSKNELVICITDGKQTVQEIRIEDSLLAKNDKKLLQKSIKQAVNQSMEAAQKVAEERMGEFKSLLSGMP
- a CDS encoding AAA family ATPase; translated protein: MLRKVLPSQTEIRFKAAKPAKRNGLPDFLVFHKEEVRTFRQALGNPGLFRHILITGPEIEANLLQFGQYLEEIVKDQPVVAEPNPTLLSLAGFPFENKYRPGKISEANGGLLLLPIKPFVEDPDLYYFLKGVLLTGKIDFLSLPEGSDSTNINRFHPSIDSRFRLILVGEETEVDSISQIDADFYGSFDFKIHMPYEISLEKSWLPVFSGLVKSWEKPGYPPLDQAALDSLLELALRWNDSQTRLSLHLSELRSFVREVLAFNNKGKKAVGRAEIEAGPALIQKRTAIHKRKYVENIKEGLISVPLKGKKTGRINGLSVILLQSSLLDFGQVNQVSARVSLGSGNLINIEREVNLSGSLHDKGVFILQSYIKGMFSHTQSFGLDASILFEQNSSPIDGDSASCAELLALLSALSGLEIPCNIAVTGALSQYGDILPVGSVNTKIQAWFDVIRLTGSSRDKYKIYIPKDNMRDLNLPREIRESMKKGNFQIFSCSHVEDLIPDIFGVPAGRISKSGKYPDGSLFRIIEERIDRKRDGEET
- a CDS encoding AZOBR_p60025 family cell surface glycopolymer formation protein, encoding MFRFLSKFLPNEKLKAEWVSVLGNPKLFTAIFLILYTFSSFCVWKKYSWSPSSQINFGKEFADQNKEQTPPGAIVFLGEEGNLGAGYDGQIFYYYSRMLSGFSLDWPHGFETSFRAPRIGYPLLVSPFGWLGMYGTIFGMYFLNLGIFYLSYLAIRDLLPDPKKYLSAFYLLSPFALGSYILLVSDTVMMGLSVLAYWAFIRKRFITFSFLAGLAILTKEQAVFLFFPLGLTTLFQKEFRKSIWVASSLILPVAWSLYLRTQFPEWTPGSLGHFFDPFGGLSGYFGELQQALVSGDKNLILLIKKFSRFPLVLLLLSGTYLLFRGDWKKGLGFRLGFGILLLTAYAGGYILYWATYENVSRMFTFSLPLLILWEKEDESLPSGTYWALTGIILISFLIKLAFVSKPLRHLVW
- a CDS encoding LB_289 family protein, which gives rise to MKRTELERRERDLRKAQKKQEALDKRGGGNGVGDFIDQLSGLFRYDATEIFNTKDDINILEVLEEMQVILPQKKWDDVLKKAIKKTGVVEKERAYKELVELLNVEEENEDAEEEVGV
- a CDS encoding leucine-rich repeat domain-containing protein, producing MRKTFLILYFLFACSQSSHLISVRNGEGEILGKYPKEIRWLGFEDNPSWSDLSAFSGLEVLELNSKEVRSLEGLPDLPKLRYIHLSGSSVKDLSPLNRVAKLDSLVLNQTEIGDQDLKNYLHWNRLTRIELTDSKISNLGFLGPGCSVKHLQLKHTKITDLRPLEHCTRLMELYLGGTQVKDLSPLYGLTNLIHLQLDGSDVSAKEISDFRKIQPYVKIIPGLRRILSSENGLD